The candidate division KSB1 bacterium genome segment ATCACGATGAGCCGGGTGCGTGGCGTGAGTACGCGCTCGATTTCGGCGGGATCGATCCGAAAACCGTCCGCCCATTTGCGGTTGAAATGGCGGACCCGGGCGCCGAGAAATTGCGCCGTGGCGGTCAACAACTCATAGGTCGGATGCTCGATTAAGACCTCATCACCGGGCGCAAACACCGCCGCCATCGCCAGATGATTGGCCATCGAGGTGCCGTTGGCCGCCACCACACAAGCGGGATCGACCCCGCAATGGCGCGCGATTGCCTGTTGCAGCGGCGCGTAGCCATAACCCGCCGGCCCGCTCAATTCCAGGTCGGCCAGCGTCACCTGCAATTCTGCCAGCGGATAGTTCACCAAGCCGCTCGAAGCGAGATTGTAACGGCTGCCGGAATGCAGTTTGGCCCATTCCATGTAGGGCGAGCTCATCACGCGGGTCATGATTTCACCTGCTTTGGAAATGATTCATTGCCTGCCACTTTTCCCCCGCCACCAAAAAAACGCCGGAATGCCGGCGAGCAAAATTGCCAGACCGATCAAGGTATTTTGTGGATAGGCAAGGAAGGTGTTGAGCACGATCAGCCAGCACGAGGCCACGAAGAAGGCCGTGGTCCAAGGGTGGCCGGGCACGCGATAGCCGGGGGATTGCGGGTTGCCCCGCCGGCGCAACACGAACAGACAGGTGGCGGTCAATCCGAAGAATATGAAATCAATCGAAACGACATAGTTGAGAATCTGTTCATAGCGGCCGGAGAAGGCGATGATGATGGCGAACAGTCCCTGCAAGGTGATTGCCAGAATCGGTACATGTGTGCGCGGGTGCAGCCGCGCCACGGCTTTGAAGAATACGCCATCTTCCGCCATCGCAAAGTACACGCGCGGCGCGGTGAGAATGCCCTGACTCAGAAAGCCGAGAGTGGAAATGGCAATGCCGATCGCGATCACCGCCGCGCCTTTTTCGCCGAGCACCACGCGCATGACTTGCGAGGCGGGCGCGTTGGTTTGCGCGAGCCCCGCCGCGCCCAGCACGTGCACGCACACGAGATTGACCGCCAGATACAGCACGATCACGCCCGCGACGCCGAGCAGCAAGCCGCGCGGCAAATCTCTGCCGGGATGGCGCATTTCGCCGGCCACAAAACTCGAAGTTTGCCAGCCGCCGTAGGCAAAGAACACCGGAATGATGGCGGCCGCCATTGCCGACAGCAACGGCAGACCCGGCGGCCGGTCCAGCAGCGGCCGCCAGGTGAGCCGTGATTCATCTGCCAGCAGGAAGCCGCACAACACCAGGCCGACGATCGCAGCAATTTTCAGCAGCATCAGCAGGCTTTGCACCGTGCTGCCCGGCCGCACGCCCAGGCAGTTGATCAGCGTCAGGACCGCCAGCGCCACGGCCGCAACCAGCCAGTCCGCCAGCGCCAAACCGGTCAGCTCGAGAAAATAGCGGCCGAAGGTGACGGCCACCGCGGCCATGCCGCCGGTTTGCACCACCAGCAGCAGGCACCAGCCGTAAAGGAACGCCACCAGCGGGTGATAGGCTTCGCGCAGGTAGGCATATTGCCCGCCCACCTGGGGCATGCGGGCGGCCAGTTCGGCATAGATGAACGCGCCGAGCAATGCAATCACGCCGCCGAACAGCCACGCACCCAGGATGAGAAACGGCGTGTGCACCTGCTGTGCGACGACGTAGGGATTCATGAAAATGCCGGAGCCGATGATGCCGCCCATGACCAGCATGGTGGCGTCGAACAAACCGAGTTGCCGGGAGAGCTGCGGCGGAGCAGCAGAAGAAGTGCGTGCGGGGGCATCGTGTGAGGGGTTCACGGGTCTTCCTTGGAATGGGAAGTGGCAACGGTATCAGTCCAACGGAGACAATTGTGATAGCGAAGGGCATCGCCCTGGAAAACGTCCCCGCCACGGGTATGAAGCCCCGACGGGGTGAGATAGAATTGCCTGCGCTCGATCCCGACACCGCGATCCTATTCCGCCCCGCTGAGGCCTGCGGATGCTGTGATTGACTTCGTCACCAGGGCGTTGCCCTTCGCTGCTGCATGCTGCCCGATTCGGGGCGGCTGGGGCAAATGATAACATTTTTTCCCACCAATGCCAGGCCATTCTGGTGAAATGAAAATGCCGATGCCACCAGGATCGGCGCGGCAAGCTGCGCCCTCGCGCTGGTTCTGCCTATCCTCTTTTCAACTTGATCACCGTCACTTCCGCGGGCGCGCCCAGGCGAATCGGCGGGCCCCAATAACCGGTGCCGTTGCTGACGTAGATCCAGGTGTTGCCGTGGCGGTGCAAGCCCGAGACATAAGGCTGTTGCAACGGCACGAGAAAATTCCAGGGAAAAAACTGGCCGCCGTGCGTGTGGCCGGAGAGTTGCAGATCGAAGCCGGCCCGGGCTGCCGCGAAAATGCTGCGTGGCTGATGCGCCAGCAAAATCTTCAACTCGGCCGGCGGCGCGTTGGCGAGGGCCTGTGCGGGATTGGAATCGTGATGCGGCACAAACGGTCCGGCCCCAAAATCCGGCACGCCCGCGATGAGCACGCGGCTGCTGCCATGCGTCACCACGCGATGTTCATTCAACAGCACGGTGAAGCCCAGGCGGCGCGCTTCCGCCAGCCAGGCCTCGGCACCGGAATAGTATTCATGATTGCCGGTGACGTGAAACTTGCCGTAGCGGCTGGAGAGTTGGGCCAGCGGCGCAACGTCCTCGCGCAGATGAGCCACCCCGCCGTCGGCCAGATCGCCGGTGAAAACGATCACATCCGGCGCCAGACGATTGACGGCCGCCACCACTTTTTTCACGAAGGCGGCTGTGATGGTATCCCCGACATGCAAATCACTGATCTGCACCAGGCGGAGGCTTTCCAGCTCGGGCGGCAAGTTTGGCAGTGGCACGGTCACTTCCACCACGGCCGGCGTGCGGCGGGCTTGATAAACACCGTAGCCCACCAGCACCGCGGTCAATCCCAGCACCGCGAGATTGGTGGCGAGCAGCAGCTCATGCAGTTGCTCGCCATTGAGCAAGGCCGCGCCATTCGGCGAAACCTGCACCAGGGCTATGGCATGCTGCACGCCCCACAGCGCCAGCCCGGCAAGATCGCGAATCAACAAAAGGAAGAAGAGAAAATTCAGGGCACCCATGCTCAGAAACGTGAGCCAGGCCAGCCGCCGCCGCGCCCTGCGTTGTTGCTGGCGGCGGGAAAAAGTGAAATAGAGCGGCGGCAGGGCGATGACTGTCAGGATTGCCAGCCAGGCCAGACTTTGACGGGCAGCACTCAGCGCCAGCGGCGACAACAGGCGCCAGCCAACATAAGCATGGGCGAGAGCGTACAGGCCAAACGCAACGAGAAAAAACATGTGACGTTGTCCTCTTTGACTGTGCCGGTCGCACAACCACATCTCGCGCGCTGCGGCGCGACGCGTTGCGAGTTTTAATCGGGTTGTGCAGGCTGCGGGGCAAACGCCCGGGCATTTTTTTTATTTCAAAACAGACACGCAAGCAACGCCTGGTGAACTTTTGAGAAAGGATTCCGGCCGCGGCCCGGCGCTTGCGTGAAAAATGTCCGTGCAGAAGCGACGCCAGGACAAGTTTTGCACGCCCTGCCTCAATCGGGCACAGGGCATTTTCAACCAAAACGAAATGACCGGCTGAGATTCCAATCTCACCGGCTTTTCAGGCACGGCGGACACTCCCGGGCAGAGGCGCGAAGCCGCAACGATTTTCAAAATCATAGAGGATCGGCGGGAGCACCGGGAAAAACCGTGCAGCGTCTTTGGATTTCATTGTTTCACAAAGTTGGTGGCAAAAAGCAGAAATTCTGCCGCATGCCCCGGGACGAGCCGGATATAACGCAAAAACCGGATACGAATGCAACGGCTTTTTGCGCACCTGGCAGCAAACGGGATCGCTGCCGGTACCGGCCGTTTCCGTCCCTGCCGCAGTCTGGAAGCGGCGGTGAATCGGTACCCCGTCCCCCTGTTTGGGCAGGCCTTGCTCTCAACAACAAAATTGCTGCTTGAACAATCGCACCAGCACAGCCGTCTGATTATCTGCAGACCGGGGAGACTTGCGCGGTTCGAACGTGCCGCCGCGACAAACTAGTTGACTCTTAGATGACGTCACGTTATATTCCGCTGTCTCGAAAAAAATTCCGCAACAGGATTGCATGAAACGGAGAGAGGAAAGACAGCACGTTTTATTCCCCGTGATATAAAAGCCAAGGACAGGAAAATATCTTGGGCAAGGCCCCGGGAAGCGGGTGAGCAACAGAAGGGCAAAGCAACTCAGCCATTTGCCGATTGAGAATGGACCTTGGAGTTTTTCCCGTGCAATTGTCTGATTACTTGTCGGAAAACCTGATCTTTCTGGATCTCGACGCACACGACAAGTACGAGGCCTTCCGCGCGATGGTGGCGAAGATGGCGACGCAACAGGCCATCGCCGAGCCGGCCACCTTCCTGCACGAGGTGATCGAACGCGAGGCCATCGAGCCCACATGCATCGGAAGAGGGGTGGCGCTGCCGCATACGCGCACCAGGTGTGTCAAGAAACCCATTATCGCTTTCGCACGCACGAGCCGGAGCATCCCCTTTACGGCGGCGTGCAACGACGGTGTGCAACTCATCTTCATGATGGGCACCCCGAAGGACGAAGCCAACCAATACCTGCAAATACTCGCCCGTCTATGCCGGTTGCTCCGCCGCAGCGAGTTTCGCGACAAACTCCTCACCGCCACCTCCCCCAAGGAAATCCTGAAGCTCTTCGACGAATTCGACACCCCACTCAACTGAATCGTTTTCCACCTTCTCACTTCACCCGGACTTGCAGCGTGCATTACCAGGCCTTTATCATGCTCCCGTCACCGCGACATGCAGCAAACTTCCTATCGCATTGCGCTCATTACCCTGAGTGACCGCGCCGCCGCCGGCAGCCGCGCCGATGAAAGCGGGCGGGTGCTGCGCGAGTTGCTCGAGCAGCACGGTTTGCCGGTTTTCGCGCAGTTTGTCTTGCCGGATGATGCCGGCCAGCTCGTCGACCGCTTGATTCGCCTGGCGGACGTGGAGCATGCCGACCTGATTCTCACCACCGGTGGCACCGGTTTGGGCCGCCGCGACGTGACGCCGGATGCCACGCTGGCGGTGATCGACCAGCGCGTGCCGGGCATCGAGGAAGCGATGCGCCTGGCCGGTCTGCGCCAGACGCCGTTTGCGATGTTGTCGCGTGCGGTTGCGGGTGTGCGCGGCCGGACGCTGATCATCAACCTGCCCGGCAGTCCCGCCGCCGTGCGCGAGAATCTGGCGGTGGTGCTGCCGGTTTTGCCCCACGCGCTCACCCTGCTGCACGACGGGCAGGTGCAGGATGAGCAGCATTTTTTCAAACCCTGAACGCCACTTCACATGGAGACCATTTTGCCGCCGCCACCCCGCCATTTCCCCACCCCTTCCTCAACGTGGCGATCACGCTGGCAGCAACTGCGCGATCATTTGCAGCATCCCGATCAGCGCTGGAAGTGGTTCATTTTTGCGGGTGTGATCGTCTACCTCATTGTCATCAACCAGGTCACCAACCGTCGTCCCGATCACTACTTCTTTGCGCTGTTCATTTTCTCCTTCGTGCTGGGCCGGGCGCGCGCCAAACGCTTTCTGCTGGATTGGCTGCCCTTCATTTTATTCTGGGTGGCCTATGACATGATGCGGGGCATTGCCGATACCGTGCGCGGCACGATTCACATCGTCGAGCCCTACCGTCTGGAGCGCTGGTTTTTTCAATGGCTGCCGGGCGTGGACATACCGCCTTTCGATCTGCAAGCCCTGCGTTTCAACCGGGACTGGCACTGGCTGAACGTCACCATCGATTTGCTCGCCGGCAATCTCTATGTCCTGCACTTCGCCCTGCCACTGGTGCTGGGCTGGATTTTCTGGCACACCAGCAACGACCGCCCGATGTTTTACCAGTTCGTCTACACCCTGACCACCCTCAATCTGCTGGCGCTGACGACGTTCATGCTTTACCCGGCGGCGCCGCCGTGGTATGTTTACAGCCACGGTTTCAGCCCGCCGGAGCCCGACTCGAGCTTTTGGGGCACGAGCGCCGGTCGCATGATCGACATCGACCGTTTCATGGGTTTCGATTTCTTCACCACGTTGTGGGGCAAGTTCAACGCGAATCACTTTGCCGCCATTCCCTCGCTGCACGGCGCGTATCCCATCGTGATCGTGTTGTTCGCCTACAAAAAGTTTCACCGCCATCTCGGCTGGCTGCTGCTTTACCCCCTGGGCGTGTGGTTTTCGGCGGTTTACTTGAATCAGCATTATATCGTTGATTTGCTCATCGGCGGTCTTTACATTTTTGCCGCTTACGCGATCGCGACCCGCCTGCTTTATCCCAAAATCTTTGCGCGTTTCGTCGCGGCGCAAGCCCAGGCTTTCCGTGCCATCACGCCCCCACCATCCCGACAGTGGTTAACACGCTCTGGCTGAAGAGGAGAAAGGCGTATGATCCGCAGTCGCATTATCAGCACCGGCCGCCACCTGCCGGAAAAAATTGTGACCAACGAAGACATGACCAAACTCGTACCCACCAGCGATGAGTGGATTCGCGAGCGCACCGGCATTCAACAACGGCATTTTGTGGACCGCGAAATCGGCGTTTCCGATCTCGGCTATGAGGCCGCCAGGATTGCGCTCGAGCGCGCCCGGCTCGAACCGGCAGACCTCGATTTCATCGTGTTTGCCACGCTCAGCCCGGACTACATGTTTCCCGGCTCGGGTTGCCTGCTGCAGCAAAAACTCGGCGTGCCCGGCATCGGCGCGCTGGATGTGCGCACGCAATGCACCGGTTTCATTTACGGCCTGGCGGTGGCGGATGCCTTCATCCGCACCGGGCAATATCGCCGCGTGCTGGTGGTGGGCGCAGAGGTGCACTCCACCGGATTGGAATACAACGAACGCGGCCGGCACGTCGCCGTGCTGTTTGGCGACGGTGCCGGCGCCGCGATTCTGGAGGCCAATACCGACGGCTATGGCGTGCTGTCAACCCATCTGCATGCCGACGGCCGCTACGCCAGAGAATTGTGGACCGAGAATCCCGGCAGCCGGCGCATCCCGCGGCTGTACGACGGCATTCTCACCGACGGCACTTGTTATCCGCAAATGAACGGCCGCGAAGTGTTCAAGCATGCGGTCACCAAATTCCCGGAAGTCATCATGGAAGCGCTGCAGGCGAACAACCTGACGCTCGACCAGGTGGCGCTGGTGGTGCCGCATCAGGCCAATCTGCGCATCACCGAAGCGGTGACCCAGCGCCTGGGCCTGCCACCCGAAAAAGTGTTCAGCAATATTCAGCGCTATGGCAACACCACCGCCGCTTCGATTCCGATTGCGCTCGATGAAGCCCTGGAACAGGGCAAAATCAAGCCCGGGGACTATTTGATTCTGGCCTCCTTTGGCAGCGGCTTCACCTGGGCGAGTGCCGCGGTGCGGTGGTGAGCCGGTGCGCTTGCTGAAGATCAATGCCCGGGCTGAAAGCTGGAACCGCTCGAAGGCGGCGGAGTAGCGTGTGGGTGAGCAACCGTTTTTTTCGACTGCTATACCTGTTCAGGGTTATTTTTTGAACTGGCGTGCCCGGCTGAAGCCTCGCACTCGAAAATTTCAATTTCAACTCTCGAGTATAAAATTTGCCTGTTTGCCAAAGGCGGCAGGTTTTTCCTCCTGCGAAAATGCACTCTCACGAAATGTTTTTCCGTGGGAGGATTTTTTGTCTTTTGCTCCCGACACCGGGCTCTCCGCCCGCGCCGCCGGGCATGATGGGATGGCAGAAGACAACGCCCTGGAGAACCTCCTCCACAAAATGGCTTTTTGCGTGGGAGTTCTGCTCTCGTGGGCTGATTTTTTGATCTTGATACCGAGGGTTGAATGCCTGCCGCGCTACAAGCAGGGCGTCCCCGACGGGACGGAGGGGCTGCAGCTCTCATCTGCAGGGCAGCAGCGAAGACAGTTCGAGCGCAACGGGCTGTTTATCGCTTCACTCCAGCCCCATGGAATTTCGCCGGTGACACCCGGTCTTCTTGCCTCACCCCGCCAGCAGTCGCAGCGCACGGTTTGGGATGAACCTCATCATTCCAGGATCTGATGCCTCATGCCTGTTGCCTACTTCGATTGCATTGCCGGTGCCAGCGGCGACATGATTTTGGGCGCACTGGTCGATGCCGGCGTTCCGCTCGAGTACCTGCAGCGCACTGCCGCGGCGCTGCAATTGCCCGGTCTGCAACTGACCGCAACGAAAGTCAAGCGCCATGACATCTCCGCCACCCGTGTGAAGGTGGATTTCCCGCCGGAACACAGGCACCGCCACCTGCATCATATCGCGGCGATCATCAATGCGGCGGGGCTGGCCGCAGAGGTCAAGCAACAGGCGTTGCAGGTATTTCAACGCCTGGCGGTGGCCGAAGCGCGGGTGCACAACACCACGCCGGAGAAGATTCATTTCCACGAAGTCGGTGCGGTGGATGCCATCGCTGATGTCGTGTGTGCGGTTGCCGGGCTGCACTCCCTTCACCTGGACGCGATTTTGGTTTCGAAACTCCCGCTGGGCGGCGGCACGGTGCACTGTGAACACGGCATCATGCCGGTGCCGGCGCCCGCCACCGTCGAGCTGCTGCGCGGTTTCCCGGCGCAACCCGGGCCCATCGATTTCGAGCTGGTCACGCCCACCGGCGCCGCCATTCTCACCACGCTGGGCAAACCCTGCGATCGCTCCCCCTTCACAATTGCGCGAGTCGGCTACGGCGCGGGCAGCGGCGATTTTCAGGAACTGCCGAACGTTTTGCGCCTGATCCTCGGCGACGCGGTCAGCGCGCACCAAAGCGACACGGTGATGTTGCTGGAGACCAACATCGATGACATGAACCCGGAACTCTATCCGTTCGTCATCGATCGCCTGCTCGAGGCCGGTGCCCTGGATGCCTTCCTCACGCCGATTCAAATGAAAAAAGGCCGGCCGGGCATTCTGCTCGCCGTGCTCGCCGCGCAGGAAAAGGTCGAGGAGCTGCTCGGCATCATTTATGGCGAAACCACCACCCTGGGCGTGCGGCTGATGCCAGTCTCCCGCCGCAAGCTGCGGCGCTGGCAGGAGGAGAAAATGACCTCGCTGGGTCCGGTGAAGATCAAAGTTGCGGAATGGCAGGGCCGCAAACACATCACCCCGGAGTATGAGGAATGCCGGCGGCTGGCACTGCAGCAGGGCCTGCCGCTGCGCCGGGTTTATGAAATCGTGGCGGCCGAAAGCAAGGCCTCATGAGGGGCGCCGCCTGCCATCTGCTCTGCGGGAAATCGCATTCCTTCCCATCTTGTGCGCTTTCATACCTGTTGGGAGCTGTTTTTTGAAC includes the following:
- a CDS encoding ketoacyl-ACP synthase III — translated: MIRSRIISTGRHLPEKIVTNEDMTKLVPTSDEWIRERTGIQQRHFVDREIGVSDLGYEAARIALERARLEPADLDFIVFATLSPDYMFPGSGCLLQQKLGVPGIGALDVRTQCTGFIYGLAVADAFIRTGQYRRVLVVGAEVHSTGLEYNERGRHVAVLFGDGAGAAILEANTDGYGVLSTHLHADGRYARELWTENPGSRRIPRLYDGILTDGTCYPQMNGREVFKHAVTKFPEVIMEALQANNLTLDQVALVVPHQANLRITEAVTQRLGLPPEKVFSNIQRYGNTTAASIPIALDEALEQGKIKPGDYLILASFGSGFTWASAAVRW
- a CDS encoding PTS sugar transporter subunit IIA — its product is MQLSDYLSENLIFLDLDAHDKYEAFRAMVAKMATQQAIAEPATFLHEVIEREAIEPTCIGRGVALPHTRTRCVKKPIIAFARTSRSIPFTAACNDGVQLIFMMGTPKDEANQYLQILARLCRLLRRSEFRDKLLTATSPKEILKLFDEFDTPLN
- a CDS encoding MogA/MoaB family molybdenum cofactor biosynthesis protein codes for the protein MQQTSYRIALITLSDRAAAGSRADESGRVLRELLEQHGLPVFAQFVLPDDAGQLVDRLIRLADVEHADLILTTGGTGLGRRDVTPDATLAVIDQRVPGIEEAMRLAGLRQTPFAMLSRAVAGVRGRTLIINLPGSPAAVRENLAVVLPVLPHALTLLHDGQVQDEQHFFKP
- a CDS encoding amino acid permease, with the translated sequence MNPSHDAPARTSSAAPPQLSRQLGLFDATMLVMGGIIGSGIFMNPYVVAQQVHTPFLILGAWLFGGVIALLGAFIYAELAARMPQVGGQYAYLREAYHPLVAFLYGWCLLLVVQTGGMAAVAVTFGRYFLELTGLALADWLVAAVALAVLTLINCLGVRPGSTVQSLLMLLKIAAIVGLVLCGFLLADESRLTWRPLLDRPPGLPLLSAMAAAIIPVFFAYGGWQTSSFVAGEMRHPGRDLPRGLLLGVAGVIVLYLAVNLVCVHVLGAAGLAQTNAPASQVMRVVLGEKGAAVIAIGIAISTLGFLSQGILTAPRVYFAMAEDGVFFKAVARLHPRTHVPILAITLQGLFAIIIAFSGRYEQILNYVVSIDFIFFGLTATCLFVLRRRGNPQSPGYRVPGHPWTTAFFVASCWLIVLNTFLAYPQNTLIGLAILLAGIPAFFWWRGKSGRQ
- a CDS encoding metallophosphoesterase codes for the protein MFFLVAFGLYALAHAYVGWRLLSPLALSAARQSLAWLAILTVIALPPLYFTFSRRQQQRRARRRLAWLTFLSMGALNFLFFLLLIRDLAGLALWGVQHAIALVQVSPNGAALLNGEQLHELLLATNLAVLGLTAVLVGYGVYQARRTPAVVEVTVPLPNLPPELESLRLVQISDLHVGDTITAAFVKKVVAAVNRLAPDVIVFTGDLADGGVAHLREDVAPLAQLSSRYGKFHVTGNHEYYSGAEAWLAEARRLGFTVLLNEHRVVTHGSSRVLIAGVPDFGAGPFVPHHDSNPAQALANAPPAELKILLAHQPRSIFAAARAGFDLQLSGHTHGGQFFPWNFLVPLQQPYVSGLHRHGNTWIYVSNGTGYWGPPIRLGAPAEVTVIKLKRG
- a CDS encoding phosphatase PAP2 family protein translates to METILPPPPRHFPTPSSTWRSRWQQLRDHLQHPDQRWKWFIFAGVIVYLIVINQVTNRRPDHYFFALFIFSFVLGRARAKRFLLDWLPFILFWVAYDMMRGIADTVRGTIHIVEPYRLERWFFQWLPGVDIPPFDLQALRFNRDWHWLNVTIDLLAGNLYVLHFALPLVLGWIFWHTSNDRPMFYQFVYTLTTLNLLALTTFMLYPAAPPWYVYSHGFSPPEPDSSFWGTSAGRMIDIDRFMGFDFFTTLWGKFNANHFAAIPSLHGAYPIVIVLFAYKKFHRHLGWLLLYPLGVWFSAVYLNQHYIVDLLIGGLYIFAAYAIATRLLYPKIFARFVAAQAQAFRAITPPPSRQWLTRSG
- the larC gene encoding nickel pincer cofactor biosynthesis protein LarC, encoding MPVAYFDCIAGASGDMILGALVDAGVPLEYLQRTAAALQLPGLQLTATKVKRHDISATRVKVDFPPEHRHRHLHHIAAIINAAGLAAEVKQQALQVFQRLAVAEARVHNTTPEKIHFHEVGAVDAIADVVCAVAGLHSLHLDAILVSKLPLGGGTVHCEHGIMPVPAPATVELLRGFPAQPGPIDFELVTPTGAAILTTLGKPCDRSPFTIARVGYGAGSGDFQELPNVLRLILGDAVSAHQSDTVMLLETNIDDMNPELYPFVIDRLLEAGALDAFLTPIQMKKGRPGILLAVLAAQEKVEELLGIIYGETTTLGVRLMPVSRRKLRRWQEEKMTSLGPVKIKVAEWQGRKHITPEYEECRRLALQQGLPLRRVYEIVAAESKAS